The following are from one region of the Variovorax sp. V213 genome:
- a CDS encoding S-(hydroxymethyl)glutathione dehydrogenase/class III alcohol dehydrogenase produces MKTKAAVAWKSGDPLTIETVDLEGPKFGEVLVEIKATGICHTDYYTLSGADPEGIFPAILGHEGAGIVVDVGPGVTTLKKGDHVIPLYTPECRQCKFCLSRKTNLCQLIRGTQGKGLMPDATSRFSLDGKPIFHYMGTSTFSNYTVAPEISLAKIREDAPFDKVCYIGCGVTTGIGAVIFTAKVEAGANVVVFGLGGIGLNVIQGARMVGADKIIGVDLNPEREAMARKFGMTHFINPKDTENVVDAIVQLTDGGADYSFECIGNTKVMRQALECTHKGWGRSIIIGVAEAGAEISTRPFQLVTGRKWEGSAFGGARGRTDVPKIVDWYMEGKINIDDLITHTMPLEDINKGFDLMKRGESIRGVVLY; encoded by the coding sequence ATGAAAACCAAAGCTGCCGTCGCCTGGAAATCCGGAGACCCCCTCACCATCGAAACCGTCGACCTCGAGGGCCCGAAGTTCGGCGAGGTGCTGGTCGAGATCAAGGCCACCGGCATCTGCCACACCGACTACTACACGCTCTCGGGCGCCGACCCCGAAGGCATCTTTCCCGCCATCCTCGGCCATGAAGGCGCGGGCATCGTCGTCGACGTGGGCCCCGGCGTCACCACGCTCAAGAAGGGCGACCACGTCATTCCGCTCTATACGCCCGAATGCCGCCAGTGCAAGTTCTGCCTGTCGCGCAAGACCAACCTGTGCCAGCTGATCCGCGGCACGCAGGGCAAGGGCCTGATGCCCGATGCCACCAGCCGCTTCAGCCTGGACGGCAAGCCGATCTTTCACTACATGGGGACGTCGACCTTCAGCAATTACACGGTCGCCCCTGAAATTTCGCTGGCCAAGATCCGCGAGGACGCGCCGTTCGACAAGGTCTGCTACATCGGCTGCGGCGTCACCACGGGCATCGGCGCCGTGATCTTCACCGCCAAGGTGGAAGCCGGCGCCAACGTGGTGGTGTTCGGCCTCGGCGGCATCGGCCTGAACGTGATCCAGGGCGCCAGGATGGTGGGCGCCGACAAGATCATCGGCGTCGACCTGAACCCCGAGCGCGAGGCCATGGCGCGCAAGTTCGGCATGACGCACTTCATCAACCCGAAGGACACCGAGAACGTGGTCGATGCCATCGTGCAGCTGACCGACGGCGGCGCCGACTACAGCTTCGAGTGCATCGGCAACACCAAGGTGATGCGCCAGGCGCTCGAATGCACGCACAAGGGCTGGGGCCGCAGCATCATCATCGGCGTGGCCGAGGCGGGTGCCGAGATCAGCACGCGTCCGTTCCAGCTGGTCACCGGCCGCAAGTGGGAAGGCTCGGCCTTCGGCGGCGCGCGCGGCCGCACCGACGTGCCCAAGATCGTCGACTGGTACATGGAAGGCAAGATCAACATCGACGACCTGATCACGCACACCATGCCGCTCGAAGACATCAACAAGGGCTTCGACCTCATGAAGCGCGGCGAATCCATCCGCGGCGTGGTTCTGTACTGA
- the fghA gene encoding S-formylglutathione hydrolase: protein MTDFLKTLSEHHAFGGVQSFHEHASHEIGLPMRFSVYLPPQAANERVPALLYLAGLTCNEETFAVKAGAQRMAASLGLALIAPDTSPRGSAVESLPGATANWDFGIGAGFYLDATEAPWSAHWRMESWIVHELLPFVARHFAIDDQRLGICGHSMGGHGALTLALRHPGRFKSLSAFAPICAPTQCPWGEKAFSGYLGGPGGDRAQWLAHDASALMKSQIAAPYPQGILIDQGLSDKFLAEQLYPEAFEAACFAASQPVTLRRHAGYDHGYYFIQTFMADHVAHHAQTLNG, encoded by the coding sequence ATGACCGACTTTCTCAAGACCCTTTCCGAGCACCATGCCTTCGGCGGCGTGCAGAGCTTCCACGAGCACGCCTCGCACGAAATCGGCCTGCCGATGCGCTTCTCGGTCTACCTGCCGCCGCAAGCCGCGAACGAGCGCGTACCGGCCCTGCTCTACCTGGCGGGGCTGACCTGCAATGAGGAAACCTTCGCAGTGAAAGCCGGCGCGCAGCGCATGGCCGCCAGCCTGGGCCTGGCGCTGATCGCACCCGACACCAGCCCGCGCGGGAGCGCCGTCGAAAGCCTGCCTGGCGCCACCGCCAACTGGGATTTCGGCATTGGCGCAGGTTTCTACCTGGACGCTACCGAGGCGCCCTGGTCCGCCCACTGGCGCATGGAAAGCTGGATCGTGCACGAGCTGCTGCCCTTCGTTGCGCGGCACTTCGCCATCGACGACCAGCGCCTGGGCATCTGCGGCCATTCGATGGGCGGCCACGGCGCGCTCACGCTCGCGCTGCGGCACCCCGGGCGCTTCAAGTCGCTGTCGGCGTTTGCCCCCATCTGCGCGCCCACGCAATGCCCCTGGGGCGAAAAGGCGTTCAGCGGCTACCTGGGCGGGCCGGGCGGCGACCGGGCGCAGTGGCTTGCGCACGACGCCAGCGCACTGATGAAATCGCAGATCGCCGCGCCCTACCCCCAGGGCATCCTGATCGACCAGGGCCTCTCCGACAAATTCCTTGCCGAGCAGCTCTACCCGGAGGCCTTCGAGGCCGCCTGCTTTGCCGCCAGCCAGCCAGTCACGCTGCGCCGGCATGCGGGCTACGACCACGGCTACTACTTCATCCAGACTTTCATGGCGGACCACGTCGCGCACCACGCACAGACGCTGAACGGCTGA
- a CDS encoding aromatic ring-hydroxylating dioxygenase subunit alpha, producing MSFITDDPNMLDDWLVAGPATALAGTSEARPRAARLLGETLQLWGDAAGTPQCRLGSQALAVQSRHGYLWVCPGGTPARPLFDFPEYGEAGRRIVDCGAIGVAVSGLRVIENFLDMAHFPFVHADVLGKVPHTEVATYQVRIEPGTGEIWATDCRFWQPRASAAHDSGSEVLYKYRVMQPLTAMLYKSSHRAGKLDAIGLFLQPLDDEHVIAHTLLACYDDTSTDAELIAFQHTIFGQDKPILENHAFKRMPLEGRAETPTRGDTSSVTYRRWLRERGMRFGVRQAA from the coding sequence ATGTCCTTCATCACCGACGACCCCAACATGCTCGATGACTGGCTGGTCGCCGGCCCCGCCACCGCGCTGGCCGGCACCTCTGAAGCAAGGCCCCGCGCAGCACGCCTGCTCGGCGAAACGCTGCAGCTCTGGGGTGATGCGGCCGGCACGCCGCAATGCCGGCTGGGCTCGCAGGCGCTGGCCGTCCAGTCGCGCCATGGTTATCTTTGGGTCTGCCCCGGCGGCACGCCCGCGCGGCCGTTGTTCGACTTTCCGGAATACGGCGAAGCCGGGCGCCGCATCGTCGATTGCGGCGCCATCGGCGTGGCCGTGTCGGGGCTGCGCGTGATCGAGAACTTTCTGGACATGGCGCACTTTCCCTTCGTGCACGCCGACGTGCTGGGCAAGGTGCCGCACACCGAGGTGGCCACGTACCAGGTGCGCATCGAACCCGGCACTGGAGAAATCTGGGCCACCGATTGCCGCTTCTGGCAGCCGCGCGCCTCGGCGGCCCACGACAGTGGCAGCGAGGTGCTCTACAAGTACCGGGTGATGCAGCCGCTCACCGCCATGCTCTACAAGTCGAGCCACCGCGCCGGCAAGCTCGATGCCATCGGCCTGTTCCTGCAACCGCTGGACGATGAGCACGTGATCGCCCACACGCTTCTTGCCTGCTACGACGACACGTCGACAGATGCCGAACTCATCGCGTTCCAGCACACGATCTTCGGGCAGGACAAGCCGATCCTCGAGAACCACGCCTTCAAGCGCATGCCGCTCGAAGGCCGCGCCGAAACGCCGACACGCGGCGACACATCGTCCGTCACCTACCGGCGCTGGCTGCGCGAGCGCGGGATGCGCTTCGGCGTGAGGCAGGCCGCATGA
- a CDS encoding glutathione S-transferase family protein, producing the protein MIRLYDYALSGNCFKVRQMLAWLGVDYQSVPVDFHPGREHKSAAFLAQVNPLGQLPVIDDDGFVLRDAQAILVYLASQHDTHGHWYPGDPQLRGQIAMWFATADEITRTASAARLHDVFGYEHFDIEACRRGAHVVFRMLDDHLAERASDRLQWLAGPHATVADLACFPYVALAGEGGISLDEYPALRSWVWDFRHLPGFIGMSGIFAAGPA; encoded by the coding sequence ATGATCCGGCTCTACGACTACGCGCTGTCGGGCAACTGCTTCAAGGTGCGGCAGATGCTCGCCTGGCTCGGCGTGGACTACCAGAGCGTGCCGGTCGACTTCCATCCCGGCCGCGAGCACAAGTCGGCCGCCTTCCTGGCGCAGGTCAACCCGCTCGGGCAGCTTCCGGTGATCGACGACGATGGTTTCGTGCTGCGCGACGCGCAGGCCATCCTCGTCTATCTCGCGAGCCAGCACGACACCCATGGCCACTGGTACCCGGGCGACCCGCAGTTGCGCGGCCAGATCGCGATGTGGTTCGCCACCGCCGACGAAATCACCCGCACCGCGTCGGCGGCGCGGCTGCACGATGTTTTCGGCTACGAGCATTTCGACATCGAGGCCTGCCGGCGCGGCGCGCATGTGGTCTTTCGCATGCTCGACGACCACCTGGCCGAGCGCGCGAGCGACAGGCTCCAGTGGCTGGCCGGGCCGCACGCCACCGTGGCCGACCTGGCCTGCTTCCCGTACGTGGCGCTGGCCGGCGAAGGTGGAATATCCCTGGACGAATATCCGGCGTTGCGAAGCTGGGTCTGGGACTTTCGCCACCTGCCCGGGTTCATCGGAATGTCGGGTATCTTTGCTGCGGGTCCAGCCTGA
- a CDS encoding VOC family protein produces MRIDHIALWTTDLERCKRFYIDYFGATAGAGYVNPAKGFASCFLSLGDGARIEAMTTRTLSPVPAEPGAQRMGWTHLAISVGSDAAVDALTQRLKADGYPLLDGPRRTGDGYYESVVLDPDGNRIEITA; encoded by the coding sequence ATGCGCATCGATCACATCGCTCTCTGGACCACCGACCTCGAACGCTGCAAGCGCTTCTACATCGACTACTTCGGCGCCACGGCCGGCGCGGGCTATGTCAATCCGGCCAAGGGCTTTGCCTCCTGCTTCCTCAGCCTGGGCGACGGTGCCCGGATCGAAGCCATGACCACCCGCACGCTCTCCCCCGTGCCCGCCGAACCCGGCGCGCAGCGCATGGGCTGGACACACCTGGCCATCAGCGTGGGTTCCGATGCGGCGGTGGACGCGCTCACGCAGCGCCTGAAGGCCGACGGCTACCCGCTGCTCGACGGGCCTCGCCGCACCGGCGACGGCTACTACGAAAGCGTGGTGCTCGACCCGGACGGCAACCGCATCGAGATCACCGCATGA
- a CDS encoding alpha/beta fold hydrolase, with product MNRMEPLRKIEAGVLEVAYFEAGPADGPPVLLMHGFPYDIHTYAEVAPMLAGQGCRVIVPYLRGYGATRFLSDATPRSGEQAALGADLLALLDALAIPRAVLAGYDWGGRAACVVAALWPERCAGLVSFNSYNIQDIAKAMAPDTPANEHSLWYQYYFHSERGRAGLAKDRKALTRLLWQLWSPTWKFDDATFERSAAAFDNPDFVDVVIHSYRHRFGLVAGDPAYAYIERRLAAQPAIAVPSITFDGIDDGVRPPADASAHAHRFSGPRSHRLVPGVGHNMPQEAPRIFADAVLELVPARHNNTAR from the coding sequence ATGAACCGCATGGAACCCTTGCGCAAGATCGAAGCGGGCGTTCTGGAAGTTGCGTACTTCGAAGCCGGCCCGGCGGACGGCCCGCCCGTGCTGCTGATGCACGGCTTTCCCTACGACATCCACACCTACGCCGAAGTGGCGCCAATGCTCGCCGGCCAGGGCTGCCGCGTCATCGTGCCCTACCTGCGGGGCTACGGCGCCACGCGCTTCCTGAGCGACGCCACGCCGCGCTCCGGCGAACAGGCGGCCCTCGGCGCCGACCTGCTCGCGCTGCTCGATGCCCTCGCCATTCCGCGCGCGGTGCTCGCGGGCTACGACTGGGGCGGGCGCGCCGCCTGCGTGGTGGCGGCACTGTGGCCCGAGCGCTGCGCGGGACTGGTCTCGTTCAACAGCTACAACATCCAGGACATCGCGAAGGCGATGGCGCCCGACACGCCCGCGAACGAGCACAGCCTCTGGTACCAGTATTACTTTCACAGCGAGCGCGGCCGCGCCGGGCTGGCGAAGGACCGCAAGGCGCTCACCCGTCTGCTGTGGCAGCTCTGGTCGCCCACGTGGAAGTTCGACGACGCCACGTTCGAGCGCAGCGCCGCCGCCTTCGACAATCCCGACTTCGTCGACGTGGTGATCCACTCGTACCGGCATCGCTTCGGGCTCGTTGCGGGCGACCCGGCCTACGCCTACATCGAGCGCCGCCTGGCCGCGCAACCGGCGATCGCCGTGCCCAGCATCACCTTCGACGGCATTGACGACGGGGTGCGCCCGCCCGCCGACGCCTCGGCCCATGCACACCGCTTCAGCGGGCCGCGCTCGCACCGCCTGGTGCCCGGCGTCGGCCACAACATGCCCCAGGAGGCGCCGCGCATCTTTGCCGACGCCGTGCTCGAACTCGTGCCCGCACGCCACAACAACACTGCCCGATGA
- a CDS encoding TfoX/Sxy family protein: MSEFVESLHEIFERFGRIEARRMFGGHGIFHEGRMIAIVLKDTLYLKSDATSAEHFDKQNLPPFTYERNGKAMPMSYRQAPADLFEDREEAALWGRRAYEAALRSGQPPKKKTAKKAPVKTKKAASP; encoded by the coding sequence ATGAGTGAATTCGTCGAAAGCCTGCACGAGATTTTCGAGCGCTTCGGCCGCATCGAGGCGCGCCGCATGTTCGGAGGCCACGGCATCTTTCACGAGGGACGGATGATCGCGATCGTCCTCAAGGACACGCTCTACCTCAAGTCGGACGCCACCAGCGCCGAGCATTTCGACAAGCAGAACCTGCCGCCCTTCACCTACGAGCGCAACGGCAAGGCGATGCCGATGTCGTACCGGCAAGCGCCCGCCGATCTTTTCGAAGACCGCGAAGAAGCCGCGCTCTGGGGCCGCCGCGCCTACGAGGCGGCCCTGCGTTCGGGCCAGCCGCCCAAAAAGAAAACCGCAAAGAAAGCCCCAGTGAAGACAAAGAAAGCAGCCTCCCCTTGA
- a CDS encoding Rieske 2Fe-2S domain-containing protein encodes MSADSSISTWHPVARSAELRPGANIVAGFAKGQELALWRSADGAPQAWENRCPHRSVRFTLGHVMKDRLSCAYHGWQYAAGSGQCTRIPAHPDMQPPRNVCAKVFSAVDAAGMLWVHLAAEEPPPPPRDDAVPPGWSFCRTLSVRADSASVRNALDARGFMPDAASPALHGALGHIATAALVLDAQAGLAFIHLWTDAAPGTEAMKALHVAARGLRGEIEARQPAA; translated from the coding sequence AGACAGCAGCATTTCAACCTGGCACCCGGTGGCTCGCTCGGCCGAGCTGCGCCCCGGCGCCAACATCGTCGCCGGCTTTGCAAAGGGCCAGGAGCTCGCGCTCTGGCGGTCAGCCGACGGCGCACCGCAGGCATGGGAAAACCGCTGCCCGCACCGCAGCGTGCGCTTCACGCTGGGGCACGTGATGAAAGACCGCCTCTCCTGCGCCTACCACGGCTGGCAGTACGCCGCGGGCAGCGGCCAGTGCACCCGCATTCCTGCGCACCCCGACATGCAACCGCCGCGCAATGTCTGCGCGAAGGTGTTCAGCGCGGTCGATGCGGCCGGCATGCTGTGGGTCCATCTCGCAGCCGAGGAGCCGCCGCCTCCGCCGCGGGACGATGCCGTTCCCCCGGGTTGGTCGTTCTGTCGCACGCTCAGCGTGCGCGCCGATTCGGCCAGTGTGCGCAATGCGCTCGACGCGCGGGGTTTCATGCCGGATGCGGCATCGCCCGCCTTGCACGGCGCGCTCGGCCATATCGCGACCGCGGCGCTGGTGCTCGATGCCCAAGCGGGGTTGGCCTTCATCCACCTCTGGACCGATGCAGCGCCCGGCACCGAAGCAATGAAGGCGCTGCACGTCGCCGCACGCGGCCTGCGCGGTGAGATCGAGGCACGGCAGCCGGCCGCCTGA
- a CDS encoding GNAT family N-acetyltransferase, translating to MSAAQIPAFHLRSRDGAAEENLVLAGIWRRAWIAANRRATVIEPITHWLRRVQTEFVPPADVVLAEREGQVLAFMVLLARREYVAQLFVEPHLRNQGLGQALLDEAGVRMPFGWKLHVATSNTAAQRFYERYGLVRGAVDRHPSSGRERVAYHWYPSSPTRQSRRIG from the coding sequence ATGTCCGCAGCACAGATTCCTGCCTTCCATTTGCGCTCCCGCGACGGCGCCGCCGAAGAGAACCTGGTGCTCGCCGGCATCTGGCGCCGGGCCTGGATCGCGGCCAACCGCCGGGCCACCGTCATCGAGCCCATCACACACTGGCTGCGGCGCGTGCAAACCGAATTCGTGCCGCCGGCCGACGTGGTGCTGGCCGAGCGCGAGGGCCAGGTCCTCGCTTTCATGGTGCTGCTGGCGCGCCGCGAATACGTGGCACAGCTCTTTGTCGAACCCCATCTGCGCAACCAGGGTCTCGGGCAGGCGCTGCTCGACGAAGCCGGCGTGCGCATGCCGTTCGGCTGGAAACTGCACGTGGCCACCAGCAACACCGCGGCGCAGCGCTTCTACGAACGCTACGGCCTGGTGCGCGGCGCTGTCGACCGGCACCCCTCCAGCGGACGCGAACGGGTCGCCTACCATTGGTATCCATCGAGCCCGACACGACAGTCGCGGCGTATCGGCTGA